Genomic window (Streptomyces sp. NBC_00078):
CGAGTTCGGCGACGTCGAACTCCTTTCCGCGGATCAACCGGGCGAAGAGCTCCGGCAGGGTCGCTGCGGTTTTCATCGTGACGTCGACGCCGTCGGTGCTCACCGTCCCGTCGAACAGCGCCCGTGTCGTGTCGTACGGGAAGCACCCGACCGTGAGTGCAGGGGTGGCCATGGGGACTCCTCCTCGTCGGCTCTGCTGCTTCCATCGTTGGCCGACGCGCTGCCCGCTGTCCAAGACCCATGGGGAACGTCCGATACCGCACGAGTATCGTGCTCGACGTGGACCTTCGCTCGCTCCGGTATTTCGTCGCCGTCGCCGAGGAGGGGCACATCGGCCGGGCGGCGAACCGCCTGCACATGACGCAGCCGCCGCTGAGCCGCGCGATCCGGCAGCTTGAGGACGAACTCGGCGTCCTGCTGTTCGAACGCACTCCCAAGGGCGTCGCTCTCACGCCTGCTGGAGAGGTTCTGTACGGCGAAACGGGGGCGTTGTTGGGGCGGGTGGACGGGCTCCGCAGGCGAGTGGCCGCTGCGGCGGGTACCGCGCCCCTCGCCGTCGGCACCCTGGCGGATGCGGCCGAACAGGTCGGCGGCCGGCTGGTCTCGCTCTTCCGGGCCCGCTATCCGCACGTCCACGTCACCATCCACGAATCCGACCTGGGCGACCCGACGGCCGGACTCCGCGCCGGGCGGGTGGACGTGGCCATCACCCGAACTCCCTTCGACGACACGGGCATCAGCACCCACGTCCTGCGCTCGGTACCCGTCGGAGTGGTCATGCGTGGCGATGATCCGCTCGCCGGTCACTCCTCGGTCTCGTCGACCGACCTCGCCGGCCGCCGGTGGGTCCGGCTGCCGGATGACGCCGATCTGGCGTGGACGGCGTACTGGACCGGCAGTGCAGACAACGACGCGTCGCCGGTCATGCGAACGATCCAGGAGTGCCTGCAAGCGGTCCTGTGGAACAACACGTCGGCTCTCGCTCCCGTCGACCAAGCGATGCCCGACGGCCTGGTCGTCGTCCCGCTCTGTGACCGCCCGCCCAGTGATCTCGTCATGGCCTGGCCAAGGGCAGCACGCAGCCCACTGGTACGCGATGGCAACTGAACTTCCGCCCGCGTGAACCGCCAGGAAGCCGGCAGCGTTGGATATCTCCGTGGCGGGACGGGAGCGTGTGAAGAGGAGACGGCCTCCCTTCGGCATGCCGAAAAGCATCGTCCTGCTGGCGACGCCGGAAGGCTGGCGCCACAGTGTTCTCACAGAGGAGGGCGGGATGCTTTGCGGGCGTGTTGTCGACGTGCCGGCCAACACCGACCCAGCCGAGGCACGGGCCGCCGGGGCCGCCATGGTGGTGGGACTCGCACACGACTTCCACGAAGCTGACGTCGACGTGACCTGGGATCCGCCCCGCGAACCGGGGTCATGGACAGCCCAGGTCACCGTTGCCGCGACCCCGCCGAACGCCTGAAAGTCAACGACAAGCAAAGAAGCATGCATTAAACACCCTTCAGAACACGATCAAGTGCCGCCCGACCTGCAGGTCCCCAGTTCGGCTTGCCGCCGGGAAGGCCCCGATCTCCGTTCCGCCCCATGAGCATCAGGAAGAGGCTCTTCATGGCGGCCAACCCGCGGGCACGCGGGATCGCCGCCTCGTCTGCACACGCGTACATGTCGAAGAACCGTGAGGCCGTGCCCGCGGGCAGCAGCACCCATGCGGCGGCGAGGTCCCACGCCGGATCGCCGGCGAACATGTCGCCGAAGTCCACGATGCCCGCGAGCGTCCCCTCCGAGACAACGACGTTCGCGGGATGAAGGTCGCCATGCAGCCACACCCGCGGGCCCTCCCACGCCTGGGCCGCAACGGCATCGTTCCAGACAGCCCGCACGTCGGCAGCGATGTCGTCGGGGACAACGGCCTGGAAGAAGTTCTCGAAGCCCTCCGCGCAGTTCTTGGGATGGCCACCGCGGTCCGTGGCGATCGGCGCCTCGGCGGGCGCCTCCACATGGAGCGCCCGGAGGAAACCCGCCAGCGTGTCGGCCGCGTGGCCGCCGCGGCTGATCGAGCCGTGGTCCAGCGGCTCGCCGGGAACCCACGTCATCACGGTCCAGTGCTTGGGGAAACGCTCGGACGGCTCGCCGAACCGCACCGGGAGGGGTACCGGGAGCGGCAGGCGCGGGGCCAGCACGGGAAGCCACCGCCGCTCCTTGAGCTGGCGTTCCGGGGTGGGGTCCATACGCTGCATGCGCACGGCCAACTCGTCACCGAGACGCCACATTTGGTTACCCCACCCGCCCGCCACCTCGCGGATGGCCAGCCCTGCAAGATCTGGATGTTGCTCCTGCAGCAGATCGCGGACCAGGTCTGGGGTGATCTCGATCTCGGTGTCGCTCATGCGAAGTCACAGTACTGAGGTGAGTCAGCGCACCAGGCAAGGGGGCTCTCTCAGTACCTGTATCACCAGGGTCTCCCAGACGTCCCAAACGCCTGTCAACCTGGTTGAGTCGATAGCGCCGACAACGCTCCATGGACACGCACTGGAGCTTTACCCCATCAGTTCAATTCAGCTGCCCAGAATGCGCGACCGCGTCGGCGCATTCTTCCACGGCAGAAGGAACGGAGACCAGTGTCGGACAACCAATTCACCACTCACGCAGAACTTTTCGATCTGAGTGGGAAGTACGCCCTTGTCACTGGCGGCACCAGGGGCATTGGGATGATGATAGCGCGCGGCCTTCTCCAGGCGGGGGCCCGCGTCGTCATCAGCTCACGCAAGGCGGACACGTGCGCGGAGGCACAGCATCTACTGTCCGAATTCGGCGACGTTCAAGCGATCCCCGCCGACCTGTCCAGGCGCGACGAGTGTCAGCGCCTCGCTGATCTTGTCAAGGCCGACTCGGAACGCCTGGACATCCTTGTCAACAACGCGGGAGCGATGTGGCGCGAGCCGCTGGCGACGTTCCCGGACGAGGCCTGGGACGAAGTGATCGACCTCAACCTCAAGTCGCCGTTCTGGCTGGTGCAGGCGCTGCTCCCCGCACTTCGCAGGGCGGGCACCGCCGATGATCCCGCGCGGATCATCAACATCGGCAGTATCGCCGCCATCCACGTCGCCCAGGCGCCCAACTACTCCTACGCCAGCAGCAAAGCGGCACTCCATCAGCTCACCAGAGTGCTTGCCAGAGAACTGGGCCCACAGCACGTCACGGTGAACGCGGTGGCACCGGGAGTGTTCCCGTCGCAGATGATGGCGTCCACGCTCGATGCCATCGGCGACACGATCGCGGCGGCGGCCCCTCTGCGCCGGCTCGGCCGCGACGACGACATGGCGGGTATCGCCGTGTTCCTCGCCAGCCGGGCGGGGTCCTACCTCACGGGCACCATCATCCCGGTGGACGGCGGCATCGCGACGACCGCATCAGGTACCCCTTAAACTGCGGGACGGGCTTACGGTGAGGGGATGGCCACGATGGATCTACGCACCGAGATCCGGGAGTTTCTCAGCTCGCGTCGCGCCCGCATCGCACCCGGGCAGGCGGGCCTGCCCGCTTACGGCGGCAACCGTCGGGTCAAGGGGCTGCGCCGCGAGGAAGTAGCGCTACTGGCGGGAGTATCGGTCGACTACTACGTGCGCATGGAGCGCGGCAGCCTCGCCGGTGCCTCCGATGGCGTGCTCGACGCGTTGGCCTCTGCCTTGCAACTCGACGAGGCCGAGCGCGACCACCTGTTCCACCTCGCGCGCCAATCCAGGGCGCCCAGCGGCCCACGCCGGCGTAGGCCTGCCGTGTCGGTGCGCTCGACGCTGCAGCAGGTGCTCGACGCGATCTCCGATGCGCCGGCCTGGATCGGTAACGGTCGTTATGACGTGCTCGCCATGAATCAACTCGCTCGCGCGCTGTATTCACCGGTGCTGGCCGAACCGCGACGGCCCGCGAACACAGCGCGGTTCGTCTATCTGAACGCCGAGACGGCCAGAGATTTCTTTGTCGACTACGACCAAATTACCGGTGACGTGGCCGCGAAGCTACGCATGGAAGCCGGCCGCAATCCGCACGACGAGGAGCTGATCGCCCTGGTCGGCGAACTGTCAACGTGCAGTGAGCTATTTCGGCAGCGGTGGGCATCTCAGGACGTGCGGCTGCACCGGTCCGGCCGCAAGCGTGTGCGCCATCCGATCGTGGGCCGGCTCGACTTGGACGTCGAGTCCCTGGAACTGCCCGCCGAACCTGGCCTGCGCCTCAACGTCTACACCGCACCCGCGGGCACACCGACCGCTGACAATTTGGCGCTCCTGGCGTCGTGGGCGGCCACCCAACAGCCGCTGGCGACCGAGTTCGAAGCGCACAACGGATAGTCCAACCCCTTCAGCCGTACGAACGAGCCCGTGCACGGTTGGCGGTGACACGCCGAGGGGTGTGCCCTGGCCCGGTGTTCACACTCGTTCCTCGGCCGCGGGGCAACCGCTTGCAGGCGAGATGCGGTGTGGTGGGGTCACCACGCGTCCGCCGAAGGTCACCGGGTTCGATCTGGCCTTCCGCCCGCAGACGACCCTCAGCCTGCTGTGGGCCCCCGGGGGTGAGGAGACGCGACGGGTGATCGAGGCCGCGCACGAGCGGGCGGCCGCACCATGGCGGGCGCGAGCGGCGGCACCGTGCGGCTGTGGGACGTCAGCACTCCGACGCGCGCCGAGCAGCTGAGCCCACTGCCGGGGGAGAACACCGCGACCCGCGTGGCGTTCCAGCCCGGGGGCCGCCTGCTGGCGAGCCTCGGCAACGAGGGCGCCGCTGCACGACTCTGGGACGTCTCCGACCCGCGCCGTCCCCGGCCGGTCGGCACGGCCCGTACCGGCAGCACCCAACAAGGTGAGGCGCTGGCCTTCACACCCGACGGGCACGTTCTGGTCACCGGCGGCCCCCGGCACAGCCTGCAGCTGTGGACGTCACCAACCCCGCACACCCCGCCCGCCCGTTGGCCGGTCACCTCGGCTTCGTCCACTGGGCGGGCATCAGCCCGGACGGCCGTACGCTGGCCAGCACCAGCGAGGACGACAAGGTCCGGCTATGGGACATCCGCGATCCGGCACGGGCCCGGGCCCTGCCGCACATCCGCACCGGCGACACCGGCGGCACCTACTGGGGCGCGTTCAGCCCCGACGGGAGGCGGCTGGCCTCCGCAGGCACCGGCCACGACGTGCGCGTGTGGAACGTCTCCGTCCCCGCGCACGCCTCAGGCCTCGGAAGATCCCTCACAGGTCACACCGGCGCGGTGACCCGGGCAGGCTTCAGCGCAGTCCCTTCCCGCGGCGCTTTCCCGGTTGTCAGTTCCTCAGTTCCTCAGCTCTTCGGGGTGAGTTGGAATTCGGGGTGGGACGGTGTGGA
Coding sequences:
- a CDS encoding LysR family transcriptional regulator; amino-acid sequence: MDLRSLRYFVAVAEEGHIGRAANRLHMTQPPLSRAIRQLEDELGVLLFERTPKGVALTPAGEVLYGETGALLGRVDGLRRRVAAAAGTAPLAVGTLADAAEQVGGRLVSLFRARYPHVHVTIHESDLGDPTAGLRAGRVDVAITRTPFDDTGISTHVLRSVPVGVVMRGDDPLAGHSSVSSTDLAGRRWVRLPDDADLAWTAYWTGSADNDASPVMRTIQECLQAVLWNNTSALAPVDQAMPDGLVVVPLCDRPPSDLVMAWPRAARSPLVRDGN
- a CDS encoding phosphotransferase, which codes for MSDTEIEITPDLVRDLLQEQHPDLAGLAIREVAGGWGNQMWRLGDELAVRMQRMDPTPERQLKERRWLPVLAPRLPLPVPLPVRFGEPSERFPKHWTVMTWVPGEPLDHGSISRGGHAADTLAGFLRALHVEAPAEAPIATDRGGHPKNCAEGFENFFQAVVPDDIAADVRAVWNDAVAAQAWEGPRVWLHGDLHPANVVVSEGTLAGIVDFGDMFAGDPAWDLAAAWVLLPAGTASRFFDMYACADEAAIPRARGLAAMKSLFLMLMGRNGDRGLPGGKPNWGPAGRAALDRVLKGV
- a CDS encoding SDR family oxidoreductase: MSDNQFTTHAELFDLSGKYALVTGGTRGIGMMIARGLLQAGARVVISSRKADTCAEAQHLLSEFGDVQAIPADLSRRDECQRLADLVKADSERLDILVNNAGAMWREPLATFPDEAWDEVIDLNLKSPFWLVQALLPALRRAGTADDPARIINIGSIAAIHVAQAPNYSYASSKAALHQLTRVLARELGPQHVTVNAVAPGVFPSQMMASTLDAIGDTIAAAAPLRRLGRDDDMAGIAVFLASRAGSYLTGTIIPVDGGIATTASGTP
- a CDS encoding helix-turn-helix transcriptional regulator, which codes for MATMDLRTEIREFLSSRRARIAPGQAGLPAYGGNRRVKGLRREEVALLAGVSVDYYVRMERGSLAGASDGVLDALASALQLDEAERDHLFHLARQSRAPSGPRRRRPAVSVRSTLQQVLDAISDAPAWIGNGRYDVLAMNQLARALYSPVLAEPRRPANTARFVYLNAETARDFFVDYDQITGDVAAKLRMEAGRNPHDEELIALVGELSTCSELFRQRWASQDVRLHRSGRKRVRHPIVGRLDLDVESLELPAEPGLRLNVYTAPAGTPTADNLALLASWAATQQPLATEFEAHNG
- a CDS encoding WD40 repeat domain-containing protein, producing the protein MDVTNPAHPARPLAGHLGFVHWAGISPDGRTLASTSEDDKVRLWDIRDPARARALPHIRTGDTGGTYWGAFSPDGRRLASAGTGHDVRVWNVSVPAHASGLGRSLTGHTGAVTRAGFSAVPSRGAFPVVSSSVPQLFGVSWNSGWDGVDRPKPEDG